One window of Methanofervidicoccus abyssi genomic DNA carries:
- a CDS encoding glycosyltransferase, which yields MKIQFLINSLIWGGAERVATTLLNELSKKGYKIKLYTLRKDRHYTINKEIQYKTLSNFTINTPVFIKALYLPVSLTKYFIETIKNKPDVLISFLESPNFISIIVGKVLINRKVVVSIRNNPLMAYPNETIYGRIHNTLIKLLYPKADKVIVVSKKLRDILSNQYNIPREKIEVIYNPHNIQNYLKLSEEPIEDEYREIFKDSFVFINIGRLMEPKGQWFLIRAFKKVVEKHPSAKLVILGKGELRKELEDLIRKLKLENNIFLLGVHKNPFKFLKNSQCYVHSSLWEGLPNTLIEALTLNLPIISTDCETGPREILTPE from the coding sequence ATGAAAATTCAATTTTTAATAAATTCTCTGATTTGGGGGGGAGCAGAAAGAGTGGCAACAACTTTATTAAATGAATTATCAAAAAAAGGATATAAAATAAAATTATATACATTAAGAAAAGACAGACACTATACTATTAACAAAGAAATACAGTACAAAACTCTATCAAATTTTACCATCAACACTCCAGTGTTTATTAAGGCATTATATTTACCAGTCTCACTGACAAAATATTTTATAGAAACGATAAAAAATAAGCCAGATGTACTTATTTCTTTTCTTGAATCACCTAATTTTATAAGCATCATTGTAGGGAAAGTATTAATAAATAGGAAAGTGGTGGTATCAATACGTAATAACCCTTTAATGGCGTATCCCAATGAAACAATTTATGGAAGGATCCACAACACACTAATAAAACTTCTATATCCAAAGGCGGATAAAGTTATAGTAGTATCCAAAAAACTAAGAGATATACTGTCCAACCAATATAATATCCCAAGAGAAAAAATAGAGGTTATATACAACCCTCACAATATCCAAAACTACCTAAAACTATCAGAAGAGCCGATAGAAGATGAATACAGGGAAATATTCAAGGATTCCTTTGTATTTATAAACATAGGGAGGCTAATGGAACCAAAAGGACAGTGGTTTTTAATTAGGGCATTTAAAAAAGTTGTTGAAAAACATCCAAGTGCTAAATTAGTAATCCTCGGAAAAGGAGAATTAAGAAAAGAATTGGAAGATCTAATAAGAAAACTTAAATTGGAAAATAATATCTTTCTTTTAGGAGTTCATAAGAATCCCTTTAAATTCTTAAAAAACTCACAGTGTTATGTTCACTCATCCCTGTGGGAGGGCTTACCTAACACGTTAATTGAGGCTTTAACCCTAAATCTTCCAATCATCTCCACAGATTGTGAAACTGGTCCCAGAGAAATCCTCACTCCAGAG